DNA from Ziziphus jujuba cultivar Dongzao chromosome 2, ASM3175591v1:
CACTGTGCTGTCTGACCATCTTCCTGACCTCGTTGATAAGGTAAGCATGGATATTCTTATGAAAGTTTTTAAGATTTTCCCAAACAACTATTGGTAATTCTACCCTGTGGATGAAGCCAGCTTTTTTTAGACTATCCAAAATATTCTGCAAGAGAGTAAAGAGAAAGACCTGTTGATTTAGTGTTAGAGCGTTAACTTTGTAGAATTATTCTTTACAAATTGTTCCATAGTCCTTCTCTTGTATCCTTTTGAACTGTAGCATCTGCTTTGTCTTTCCCCACCAATGCTTTTGAATGTAAAAACGAATATAAATATGGACTTGCCTTTGCTCATTGATGTTTCTTCCTACTGTGTTTTTCTTTCTCAGCATTTTCTAGGAATCCATATGATGCTTTAGTTATGtgtaaaaatgtttaaaaataagtTTGAGACTAGTGATGATTTGAAGGGCAAGGCCCTTGATGTCTTTGGTTCTGCTAATCTGGTGCTACCTCCTCAGTGTTACTGCATACTCTTTGTGCCTGTAATTTCTTCCTTGGTTATTCTTATTTGTTTAGTTAATAGAAAACCAGATTGGAGCTGTTCAATAGCCGACATATGATTTTAAGACATTAATTTGTATTATGGTAGGCAGTGGCAAGTGAAGGTGGAACTGATGATGCTAAAAGAAGGGGTGATGCTTTTGCTCGTGCATTTTCTGCACACTTGGCACGGTATTTTACTCTTTGAGAGATTATAACTTGTGATAGATTTATTGGAGTCTAAAATGTATGAATCAGTGCCTCATATTAATCTGGTTATGGTTTATTTCTCTACTTTGATTGAAATACTTTTTCTGTTTATTTGCTGCTGAAATGCAAATTTCTGAAgttcttttttgggtaaacaaTGGAGGCTAAAGCCCCAGAAAAGAGAAACCACATGGCCACTTCACGAAGGGAATAAGTCCCTATACAATCAGCAAACAAAATCTCTTCAGCCCCATTGGGAACCTTTTTAAAAACATGAACACCTAAACAATTTAACTAGCAAGGAAGTCAGCTAATCATTACCTTTTCTGTAAGCATGATTAATAGTAATCTTCCATTCCTTTTAGAAAATTCCTTACACCCCTCCACGAAGGATGCTTTGGATGTTTGCCTTCACAAATCCAATCGACCACGATTTTTTATCCAATTCCACGTTGATCTTCCTCATTCCAAGCTTCCAAGCCAGCTTCAATCCATGAAGTAATCCCCATAATTCtgccaaaataaaattagatttgcccagattaaccaaaaaaaaaacagtaaccATTTTCCTTGACTATCACGAATAACACCACCTGCTCCAGAAGATTTTCTCCTTGAACTACCATCAGTATTAAGCTTAACCCAATGATGAAGAGGAGGATGCCTAGAAAACCCAACAAAGATCTTTCCTGTTATTGATAACAGACATTCGAACCATCTCCACATTACTAGCATAAGTCTTTATATCCACTAAAGGCATTAGGATAATTAAAACTTTCTTCAAAAATCCTTCTAGACCTCCATTTCCAAACAAGTCAGCACCTCACACTAAACAGAATGTTCCAATCCATGAAATCAAGATCCTTGTTCAGTCATCTGTTAGTTTTAAAGTTTGTTGAAAGCCAACTACTTTCATCTTtccaaaaagaaatttatatatcCAGTTTTCCATTAATTGACCTTTCTCTTAACTCATTGTATAGGTTAATGGAAGAACCTGCTGCATATGGAAAGTTAGGATTGGCCAATCTATTGGAACTGAGAGAAGAATGCTTGAGGGAGTTCCAGTTTGTTGATGCATATAGAAGTATAAAACAGAGGTAAATTATATATGGTTGTAGTTTTATTCTCATCCTTTTTCACTACAGCATGTAACTTATTTGCAAAATCTACTTTCTGACAGAATCTTAACTATATTTGGGTATAAGTTCCATACTACCACAGTCAATTTACATATTCTTGGTAGAAACAGTTTAGTTATTTGAGTACAAAATGACAGCATATATGCTTAATACAGGAAAGATATGCACAATTCAAGTGGAACCCTTAACAATTGCAGTTGTTAGCTTACCATTCCTATGTATATTTGTAGAAGTAACCACTTTGGAAAATGCTTTGTACGTGCTTTTTATTCCCTGAAATTATCACTTGGCTATTTATGAACTCAATTTAACATTTAttagatatttcaatttttcagTAACGCTAAGAATCCTTCTTGTCTGTACACTAGTGAATTGTAGTTACATATAGAAAGTATcatttacaaatataaaatacctTCTAATATATGGAGTTTTGGagcattttatattaaaattacttcACATGTGTTTTACAATAAATTAGTTCTATTCTGGAAATACAGATTTATGATCATAGCAACTATGCCCCACCCACTTAAATTTGCATCTATGAATTTAATTTAGCAAAATACATTACTCTTATAGGTAGCATAAACTGTGTAAAGTATTTGTAAGAAATGCTATTTGAAAGCAAATATATGTGTGACTATATATTGGTCATTGAGACATCTTTTACCTCTTTTGGTTTAATCTCCTCCCACCAATTCACTAAAATAAATCACTTTGGCTGTAAACAGAGAGAATGAGGCATCACTTGCTGTTTTACCCGACCTCTTGATGGATCTTGATAGTATGAGTGAGGTAGGTTAAGATAACTTTACCCTTCTGTTCCTTCCTATGGTTTAGTAGTGTGGAAAATTATCAATAAGCCATGTAAGTTCACATTTTACTTAACTCATTTTTCACTTTTCTgtgaaaaatttatttgaaggtAGGAAAGGAATTCGccactccccccccccccccccccccctctcctcCTCTTAATTTAGCCCGTTCACCACACTTAAGCCGCCTCACCTGACTTTTTAAGCCACTGTTCTAATAACTTGAATCTATCTTTAATTTGCAGGAGACAAGACTACTTATGCTCATTGAAGGTGTTCTTGCTGCAAACATTTTTGACTGGGGATCCCGAGCCTGTGTGGATCTATATCATAAGGGAacaataattgaaatttatagaATGAGTCGAAATAAAATGCAAAGACCTTGGAGAGTATGTGGAGCTTAACAATTGTTTATGCTTTTCCTCCAAATTAATTGTtggataagattttaaaaatagctCTTCTTTCTGTTGTTAGGTGGATGACtttgatgtgtttaaagagAGAATGTTGGGGTCCGGGGACAAGAAACCTTCTCAACATAAAAGAGCATTACTTTTTGTCGATAACACTGGTGCTGATATTGTTCTGGGGATGCTTCCCTTAGCACGGGAACTCCTACGGCGTGGAACCGAGGTAAGTTTGTCCTCTCTAGTGGCAAATGAAGCTTTTAAGTTGGAGATGATAGTTGAGCTCCTATCCCAGTTTTCCAATgttataataattaacaatggGATGGTGTGACCTAACAATCAAGATTCTGACAGAAAGCTGTTATGTTTTGTACTTTTAAAATCAACATGGACAAAATTGTAGTCAACTACATTTTGGCCTACTGCTGCCAAAGCCTTGACATATTTCTTTGGCAGTAGCTGTTCCTGTGCTTATTTATAAATTGTGTAATGAATTTGTCATGTAGGTTGTTTTGGTTGCAAACTCCCTTCCTGCTCTAAATGATGTAACTGCTATGGAGCTTCCCGACATTGTAGCTGAAGCAGCTAAGGTTGGTTCTGTATGCATCAACTAATTCTAATTGTACATCTTTTGCTTCTATCGGTTAGCTTCCATCTTAAAAACCTTACAAGGATACATCACAGAGTCCTCTTGGTAGAAAATTATAACAACCCATATGAGTTCCCTTATTTCATATAAGtcagctgtttttttttttttttttttcccttccttctGCTTCTGCACTACTACATGCTTATTACAAGAGATTGAGTATTTGCAAATGGTATCAGAAGATCAAAAGGAAGTATTTCCACCATAAAGAAGGTATTTTTAAATGTCTAGTGATTGAATTAGTTCAATTGGTAAAGTCCGAGATGAATCCAGTGTAAACCTGGAATTAGTTCAGTTTAGGATTTAGTATAGAGAGACAAACTTCCTGCACCATATACTCTGAATGGTTCTCTTACTTCCTTTACAATCTGAATATGATGTTTTGAAATATccttttaattaatcaaaacaaaGAAACTGATTATTCTTGTGTACAGCACTGCGACATTCTTCGCAGAGCTGCTGAAGCTGGAGGCTTACTCGTGGATGCAATGGTCAGTAACATAGACGGTTCCAGAGAAAATTCATCTTCTGTTCCATTGATGGTCGTTGAAAATGGGTGTGGGAGTCCTTGCATTGATTTAAGGCAAGTCAGCTCTGAGTTAGCTGCTGCTGCAAAGGAGGCAGATTTGGTATGATGCTTGTTCTCCATTTCTCGTATTCCTCATTGAGCATacattaaaatagcaaagaaattCAAGAATATCCaactttttaacaattaaaaatattgttatgtttCTTTGTTGGTCCCCTTTTCTGTAGcacaaaatatgtaaaaaatcaaaaagatatAAAACGAGAGTACAAATCTATAATCAAATAGTGGAAATTGTGCCTTGCAGATTATCTTGGAAGGAATGGGTAGAGCTTTACATACCAACTTCAATGCTAAGTTTAAATGTGACGCTTTGAAGGTAAGACAAAACTCTTTTgaaagtctctctctctctctctctctctctctctctctctctcttccccaccCCCACCATATAACATCAAGAATTTGTTTGGCAGCTTGCAATGGTGAAGAATCAAAGGTTGGCAGAAAAACTGATAAAAGGAAACATATACGACTGCGTGTGCAGATATGAACCAGCAAATTAAAAAGGTTACCATTGTCAAGGAAATGGTCCTAGTTACTATAAGCTTTGTAGAGATACAAGAAAAAGCTTTCAAAATGGAAATTGCgcaaaataaaacattttgagCTTTTAAAACTTGAGCTACTCTtccttattttctttaaaatattattttctgtaATGATATGTTGAAGGTTGCCTGGTGGGCCCTTCTTAAACCAGCACATGGCTAgtacctttgttttttttggtttttaaggttTAAATTTCATATAGAAGGCCTGTCTCTTATTAAATAAGGAAGGGCTTGTATTTATTGTACTTGCACAAGTTGCCATCCATTCAGCTTCATGACTAATGCCTGATGTCATTCTAGCTTAGTCGGTTGGCACAAAATTAATACAAGATAGACTATTGATAGTACCTTTTTTAAACAAACTACTGGTAGTTTGGTACGTTAatattgttttctaaatttgaaCAAATTTCTGATACATCCAAAACTCGCATTATCACGGGGAAACATCtgtagaaataattaaatatccacagaaaaaaaaaaaaaaaaaaagaacttgatTCGCAGTCATATGTGttagaaattatattaaaaaaattgaagttttaataaattattctgGGTCCCATTTCTGCAAGAAATTTTGTCTCTTAATTTTATCCAAATCACAAGGTCAAAGGGTTAAACGTAaaacacaaaaaccaaaaaagagaaaaaaaaaaaatgacaaaggaAAGCGTTGTTGTGGCTTTAGCAGACAAGGTTAAATAGGATTGCTTCATTTAACCTTGTCCGGTAAAGCCATAGCAACGCTTTTTTACCTTTTTCCCTGTTGTTTGACTCTTTGGGTTCAATGTTTTTACAACTCATGATGAAAATTCCAACCTGTGTCGAAATATAATACCCATTCTCCTAGCTTTCACTTTCAGAAACAAATTAAAGCATTtcccataaataataataatactaataataacaacaaaaatttcgaaaataaaatagaagaaaagtaaataaataaagaaaaagcaaactGGTAATGTTTGTGTTCCATAGGTTAGACTATGACGTCTCAATTCTAACAAAAGCATATTGAGAGTGAAAGATGGAGAGGGTATGACCCAACagctaataatatttaaaagagaGATCCCAAAGACAGACATTCTAGCCTAAGGAGTTATATGTTTAGTACAGCTCCACGGTCAAGTGGAAAAACCAGTCATGAAGCTCACCTTCTTCAGAAGGCCTTTAATTTCACTCTCCAATTTGGCTCTCATCTCTGGAGAAAGATTATCCCCAGACTTCTCCAGCATTGATGTCATCATCTGAAGATTTTTCCTTATGAAGTCAAGTGGAGGCGCCTCGCCGGTTTGAGGACTTGTTCCGGAAGGTTTAATGGAGTTCCCAGTTTCATCCATTGGTTGAGAAGCTAGAGATGTGCATAAATTATGACCAGCTTCTAAAGCCCTCGACAAAGCTGAAAGATGACGGAGTTCGTACTTGATGAGGCTCGCCCCAAAGGGATTGCTTTTCTCTAAACTTTGAAATGCTTCGTCAGCATCGGTACCTTGCATGAATACAATCTGTGCTCGACCAGGCTCTTTCAACAACTGTGTCTCTGACTCCTTCAGGGGTCCAAACTTACAAAATGTCGAAGCCAAATCTTCTTTTGAAGGCATTGAAACTCCTGGAGCAAAGGTCAAGAGAAGAGCAGTCCCTATAGTCTCTCCGTTTGCTTCCTTTCTATCATAATTTATGTTTATGTCCAGTCTCCCAGCAGCTGTGATATTGCTTGAAAACCCCAAACTATCTTTCCCTTTTCTCCTTCTCTTCTTCCGCTCAGGTTTCATTGGAGGTGCAATTCCATTAGTCTCCTGAAGTTCATTTCCAAAGGAGTTGGATTCTGCACCAGTTCCATTCAAATCTGGAATACCAGCGGCTAAATGTTCTGATGTAGCTTTTCCctttctccttctccttctcttttTCTCCCCTGGCTTAACTTCATTTGGAAGCACATCAAGCATTGGATTTTTCACTAATGATCCAGGCTTAGCACTACTTCCATTGAAATTTGGTTGGCCTGCAGAAAATTTAGAATTCAAAGAAGCATTAGGTACCTGCAGATCCACCACTAATGTACCAGGTTTAACATTATTTCCATGCACATCCAGTAAGCTAGCAGTAGCATTAGCATTTGAATGCTTCGAAGCAGATTCCTCATCCATTTTCTTCAGTAGCTCTGATTTACCTTCAGAAGCAATATGGTCCATAACCTGTGGCTCATCAACTAAAAGGTTCATTGTAGCAGTGTTTCCGTTCAAGTCTGGTAAAGCAACTGTTTGTTTGGCCTGCAAACACTCTTGAGTCACTCGTTCctccgtcttcttcttctttcgcCTACCTTTGCTATTGGACAAGATAGTGGCATTGTCCAAAGCATCTTTTACCAATAAGCCACTAGTTGCAATGCTTATATTGACATCTGATAGCCCAGAAAGGGATTTAGTCTTCAATTTCCCTAAACTAGGTCGGCCCCTCTTTCTCGTCATTGGGTTATCTTTCCCCAAACATGTATCAAAGTTTACATTCACATCCCGTGCACCAGTTGCATTTCTTCCAATAGCAGCAGAGGAGCTGGGAGTCTGGTCACCATCTGAGTTCTTCAAATTTGCCTTTTTCTTTGCTCTTTTCAACTCAGATTTAGGGGCAATAAGAGGATTCTTAATCTCCAGTGGACTATTTCCAGAAAAACAGGCTTCAGTATCTCTAGCTTCATTCTGACCATTATGACTTGTTTCATGAACAGATTCATCATGATACACTGATATCCTGAATCTAGAAAAAAACCAGCCAACTgaatcaaactttttattttcaataggATATTGGCAATCAACAGCCGTAGAACAAAGTTTACAAAGTAACTCGGCTGAAGATGCATTTAATAATTCTGCTTTTCCAGATTTATCACTCCCAACATTAAATCTCCTGTACCACCTCTTCCAGAACTTCTCACCATTGCattttaaattggaaaaagacCCATTAAATTGGCCAGAACCTAAATTTGTATCCTCTCCTTCATCAGTAGCCTGGAGGTTTTCCCTTTCGCCCGGCGAGCTTTTATGCCCCAAGTTTATGTAGGGATAAGACAAGTACCTGctcttcttcctttctctcGACTCAAATCCTTTTTCATCCGTACCCTGTTTCCCATCAACAGCATTTCCTACACTTGAAGCACTCCTCTCTTCTGTTGTAGGAGATTTGTGGAGGCTGGTCTGAAGATCTTCAACTTCACAACTGTCATATTCAATTTCAGAATCCTTCTCTGACTTTCTCTTCCTGGATTTACATGAAACTAAAACTTCTTCAGCAGCATTGTTTCTGCAGTTCCTTAAAATAACATCTTTATCAGAACCTAAATCCTTGACTGGATCCTCATTGTTATCTTCCAGAACAACTTTATCCTCTAACTTTAATTCCTTCTGCAATAATGATGCATTTTCGGAGTTCTCTTTGGCTGGCCTTGTATCACCATCTCCAACCCAAACATTAAAACTGCTTTTAGTGATTGACGTGTTACCGGCAATATCATCAGTATCATTTGTTTCCAATAACATATGCATAGGCAGTTGGCTGTGGCCTATGAAATGATAGAATGCCAATAAACGATTCTGCATGACAGCAAAATCAAGCACGCAAGGCATAGAAACAACCTGAGCAAGATCTTTGAGATATGCAAGAAACTTTGCTGATTCGAAATGAGTGACTGAAAATTCACCGAGTTCACCAGGTTTGTGCTTGGGCCTTGGAACTCCTTCAACAGTAGATGCATCACCAGCCAATGACTTATTGTCTTtcaaagaacaagaacaagtcATTTCCAACTTCACACGCCTACCAAGCTCATCCACAGCCTTCTCCACAGCTCCAACGAAGATTCTAGCCTTATTTTTAACCGACATCTGCTCAAAGTTCTCATGAAAAGGCTTTAACTGAGATGGACTACACCAAGCAACATGGCTGATCCCAAAATACCCAACAAGTAGACAGTTATCCTGGTCACTCTTTGCATCATACTTTGACGCATCTATAGGATCATAAATTTTTCCCGGCCACCATGTCTGATTTTTGGTTTTAACCCATACAATATCACCCACAGAAAAGTTGAAGTCTCGATTAGCAACATGCTTTTCCAGTTCTTCgtcctctgcttcttcttctaaaTTACCCTTGTTTGCAGTCAAATGAGAACCATTTTCTACATCAAAATCATTGGTTAAAAAGCTGCTTGGAGAGCCACAAAAATCCACAAACAGCGATATACCATTTGCAGAAACTTCTGGCTTTTTAGCGGGATCAATCCCAGATGAGTCAATTCCATCGAACCCCAATGGCTTGTCCTCATTCATTACCTCACCTTGAACCACCTTATCAACTCCAACATCCTCATTTTCATTCCCACCCAAACCTACCAAGTTCCCATCTGATTGTGACTCCAACAAACCCACTTCATCCTTATTCTCCTTATATGATTGTGACTCATCAATGTCCATGTGAGCCTCACTTTCCTTATCAAAACAACCATCAACCCTCTCAATGTCAGCCCCACTCACACTACACTTTCTGATGTGGGACTTTGCCAAAACTTCTCCTTTAATTCCTTCAGTTCTACTCTCAACCTCAACCGTTTCAGTGGGCACGTCCACATTGCCAACCCCACCAGCACTATCGTTATCAACAACACTTTTGCCATTTTCTTCTATAGGAATACCGCAAACAGAAGCTAACCCATTGCAATTTCCACCAGTCTCTATCAACCCAGGAGACCCAGAAGCATCTTCTAGGGTTTTATCACCTGGGTTTTGAGCTTCTAGGGTTTCTGGGGTTTTTGGGTCCTCCATTGTCGATAATGTTCCTGAAAATCTACTTACTTTCTCGACTATATCATACTCTCACCAGTCACTTCAAAGCTGATCAaaaaagaacaaacacaaaaacaaaaacataaacacacaGCTTTATCATTCCTCTGCCAttgaaaaacccaaaaactaAACATTTCACGAAAGCAAAAGATCAACAAATTAAACccgagaaaaaaattataaaaaaataataataatgatactgAA
Protein-coding regions in this window:
- the LOC107418363 gene encoding PWWP domain-containing protein 3; the encoded protein is MEDPKTPETLEAQNPGDKTLEDASGSPGLIETGGNCNGLASVCGIPIEENGKSVVDNDSAGGVGNVDVPTETVEVESRTEGIKGEVLAKSHIRKCSVSGADIERVDGCFDKESEAHMDIDESQSYKENKDEVGLLESQSDGNLVGLGGNENEDVGVDKVVQGEVMNEDKPLGFDGIDSSGIDPAKKPEVSANGISLFVDFCGSPSSFLTNDFDVENGSHLTANKGNLEEEAEDEELEKHVANRDFNFSVGDIVWVKTKNQTWWPGKIYDPIDASKYDAKSDQDNCLLVGYFGISHVAWCSPSQLKPFHENFEQMSVKNKARIFVGAVEKAVDELGRRVKLEMTCSCSLKDNKSLAGDASTVEGVPRPKHKPGELGEFSVTHFESAKFLAYLKDLAQVVSMPCVLDFAVMQNRLLAFYHFIGHSQLPMHMLLETNDTDDIAGNTSITKSSFNVWVGDGDTRPAKENSENASLLQKELKLEDKVVLEDNNEDPVKDLGSDKDVILRNCRNNAAEEVLVSCKSRKRKSEKDSEIEYDSCEVEDLQTSLHKSPTTEERSASSVGNAVDGKQGTDEKGFESRERKKSRYLSYPYINLGHKSSPGERENLQATDEGEDTNLGSGQFNGSFSNLKCNGEKFWKRWYRRFNVGSDKSGKAELLNASSAELLCKLCSTAVDCQYPIENKKFDSVGWFFSRFRISVYHDESVHETSHNGQNEARDTEACFSGNSPLEIKNPLIAPKSELKRAKKKANLKNSDGDQTPSSSAAIGRNATGARDVNVNFDTCLGKDNPMTRKRGRPSLGKLKTKSLSGLSDVNISIATSGLLVKDALDNATILSNSKGRRKKKKTEERVTQECLQAKQTVALPDLNGNTATMNLLVDEPQVMDHIASEGKSELLKKMDEESASKHSNANATASLLDVHGNNVKPGTLVVDLQVPNASLNSKFSAGQPNFNGSSAKPGSLVKNPMLDVLPNEVKPGEKKRRRRRKGKATSEHLAAGIPDLNGTGAESNSFGNELQETNGIAPPMKPERKKRRRKGKDSLGFSSNITAAGRLDININYDRKEANGETIGTALLLTFAPGVSMPSKEDLASTFCKFGPLKESETQLLKEPGRAQIVFMQGTDADEAFQSLEKSNPFGASLIKYELRHLSALSRALEAGHNLCTSLASQPMDETGNSIKPSGTSPQTGEAPPLDFIRKNLQMMTSMLEKSGDNLSPEMRAKLESEIKGLLKKVSFMTGFST